In a genomic window of Anoplopoma fimbria isolate UVic2021 breed Golden Eagle Sablefish chromosome 6, Afim_UVic_2022, whole genome shotgun sequence:
- the mgmt gene encoding methylated-DNA--protein-cysteine methyltransferase, whose translation MEKQRESQCTQKTISLLSPLGTIQVSGCENGVHTIQILMDVAPAERSSAAPLSCVVNDSLAEMSPELQRCVEWLQAYFSEPQTTGSLPLPAFHHPALQGDAFTSRVLQILLRGVKFGETVSYKRLAEMAGNPKAVRAVGGAMRRNPVPLLIPCHRVISSSGQSGPYMSGKGDHLKQWLLTHERRRSEG comes from the exons atggagaagcagagggagagccAGTGCACTCAGAAGACCATCTCATTGCTGAGCCCCCTGGGGACGATCCAAGTCAGTGGATGTGAGAATGGTGTGCACACCATCCAGATCCTAATGGATGTCGCACCTGCTGAAAG GAGCAGCGCGGCCCCCCTGAGCTGTGTGGTCAACGATAGCCTGGCAGAAATGAGCCCCGAGTTGCAGCGCTGCGTTGAATGGCTCCAGGCGTACTTCAGTGAGCCGCAGACCACTGGGAGTCTCCCGCTCCCTGCCTTTCACCACCCCGCCCTGCAAGGAG ATGCATTCACCAGCCGCGTGTTGCAGATACTTCTGAGGGGTGTGAAGTTTGGAGAGACGGTCTCGTACAAGCGCCTCGCTGAGATGGCGGGAAACCCCAAAGCGGTGCGTGCAGTGGGAGGGGCCATGAGGAGGAACCCG gttcctctcctcatcccctGCCACCGAGTCATTTCTAGCAGTGGACAGAGTGGGCCGTACATGAGCGGCAAGGGCGACCATCTCAAACAATGGCTGCTCACCCATGAGAGGCGGAGAAGCGAAGGCTAA